One region of Haladaptatus cibarius D43 genomic DNA includes:
- a CDS encoding HAD family hydrolase, whose product MVAGEYDFWLLDLDGTLIDIEPTYVETVFDRVSDRLGREFTEYESEIIWHGLGGSRDAQLREWGIDPPNFWEAFHSIEDPQLRAEHTFLYDDAAFVANLDCPVGLVTHCQQFLTDPVIDRLGIRDWFDTVVCCDERLGWKPDPAPIEYAMAEMGVRQGGRGVLAGDGSSDIGAAWNAGLDAIHVERHDPHRRNQCVLGDYRVNTFDELWSNAGQVAEYTD is encoded by the coding sequence ATGGTCGCCGGCGAGTACGATTTTTGGCTTCTCGATTTGGACGGGACGCTCATCGACATCGAACCAACCTACGTCGAAACGGTATTCGACCGCGTGAGCGACCGCCTCGGTCGCGAGTTTACGGAGTACGAATCCGAAATCATCTGGCACGGACTGGGCGGGTCGCGAGACGCACAACTGCGCGAGTGGGGCATCGACCCCCCGAACTTTTGGGAGGCATTCCACTCGATAGAAGACCCGCAACTCCGCGCCGAGCATACGTTTTTGTACGACGACGCCGCGTTCGTCGCCAACTTGGACTGCCCGGTCGGATTGGTCACGCACTGCCAGCAGTTCCTCACCGATCCCGTCATCGACCGACTGGGAATTCGGGACTGGTTCGACACCGTCGTCTGCTGTGACGAGCGATTAGGATGGAAACCCGACCCCGCGCCAATCGAGTACGCGATGGCCGAAATGGGCGTCAGGCAGGGTGGTCGCGGCGTTCTAGCTGGCGACGGTTCCAGCGACATCGGCGCGGCGTGGAACGCGGGCCTAGATGCGATTCACGTCGAACGACACGACCCACATCGCAGAAATCAGTGCGTGCTGGGCGACTACCGCGTCAACACCTTCGACGAACTATGGTCGAACGCCGGGCAGGTCGCCGAGTACACCGACTAA
- a CDS encoding molybdopterin biosynthesis protein, which yields MSDRKEFRDLAEPDAAREAIASLDLTPETERISLEDARGRVLAERLDADRDVPGFDRASMDGYAVQARDTFGADEADPVILDLVGEVHAGVEPTVEVGEGQAVEISTGAVMPPGADAVVMVERTDEHESPRDSERASGEAANRVEIRTSLAPGDHVMLAGADVSAGQRALGPGTRLTAREIGLLSALGVDEVPVRGKPKVGIISTGDELVRPGNPLSDQSGQIYDVNSYTIATAVEEAGGEPILYPHAGDDYDEMERLLLEAEEECDLVLSSGSTSASAVDVIYRVIESQGELLLHGVAVKPGKPMLIGRFPDSAYVGLPGYPVSALTIFRTFVAPAIRNAAGLSEPATATIEARMAVEERYGEGRMRLMPTGLVEDENGRVLAYPVDKGSGATTSLVEADGVVTVEPDTAYLAEGESVEVRLFSPDVRPPSVFGVGEDDPALSRLLDKLDSPRYLALGSREGLRRLRNGVPDFAVATGDERRSSSDEKSKTPTDASEDTELASYSREWGVVVPTGNPEKIEGLADLVERDLTFINRGTDSGLRTTLGNAVADLAEERGTTRHELVESISGFEMTVKAHESPARKVAAGFADAGLGLRSTAEKLDLGFVPLGEERVRVLANPARERKDGMAELRTALDSELVGVLGDLPGVRP from the coding sequence ATGAGCGACCGCAAGGAGTTCCGCGACCTCGCGGAACCAGACGCCGCCCGCGAAGCCATCGCGTCGCTCGACCTAACGCCCGAAACCGAGCGCATTTCGCTCGAAGACGCGCGAGGGCGAGTGCTGGCCGAGCGATTGGACGCCGACCGCGACGTGCCGGGATTCGACCGCGCGAGCATGGACGGCTACGCGGTGCAGGCGCGGGACACCTTCGGCGCGGACGAAGCCGACCCCGTGATTCTCGATCTCGTCGGGGAAGTTCACGCAGGAGTGGAACCCACTGTCGAAGTCGGTGAGGGCCAAGCAGTCGAAATCTCGACGGGGGCAGTGATGCCGCCGGGGGCGGATGCGGTAGTGATGGTCGAACGGACTGATGAACACGAGTCGCCACGCGACTCGGAACGAGCGAGCGGTGAAGCCGCGAACCGCGTCGAAATCCGCACGTCGCTCGCGCCCGGCGACCACGTCATGCTCGCGGGCGCGGACGTTTCTGCGGGACAGCGCGCTCTCGGCCCCGGAACGCGACTCACGGCGCGGGAAATCGGCCTGTTGTCCGCGCTCGGCGTGGACGAGGTTCCGGTTCGTGGAAAACCCAAAGTCGGCATCATCTCGACCGGAGACGAACTTGTCCGGCCCGGAAATCCGTTGTCCGACCAGTCCGGCCAGATTTACGACGTAAACAGCTACACCATCGCCACGGCAGTCGAGGAGGCGGGCGGCGAACCGATTCTCTACCCCCACGCAGGCGACGACTACGACGAAATGGAACGGTTGCTGTTGGAGGCCGAAGAAGAATGCGACCTCGTGCTTTCGTCGGGTTCCACCAGCGCCAGCGCGGTGGACGTGATTTACCGCGTCATCGAATCCCAAGGAGAACTCCTGTTACACGGCGTGGCGGTCAAACCCGGTAAACCGATGCTCATCGGGCGGTTTCCGGATTCCGCCTACGTGGGCCTGCCGGGGTATCCCGTCTCCGCGCTGACCATCTTCCGAACCTTCGTCGCGCCAGCGATTCGAAACGCGGCGGGGCTTTCGGAACCCGCTACGGCCACCATCGAGGCTCGGATGGCAGTGGAAGAGCGCTACGGGGAGGGCAGAATGCGACTCATGCCAACCGGGTTAGTCGAAGATGAAAACGGTCGCGTGCTGGCCTACCCGGTTGACAAGGGAAGCGGCGCGACGACCAGCCTCGTGGAAGCCGACGGCGTGGTGACCGTCGAACCAGATACGGCCTACCTCGCGGAAGGCGAGTCGGTCGAAGTACGACTGTTTTCGCCGGACGTGCGCCCGCCGTCCGTCTTCGGCGTCGGCGAGGACGACCCCGCGCTCTCGCGCCTCCTCGACAAACTCGACTCGCCGCGCTACCTCGCGCTCGGTAGCCGGGAAGGCCTCCGTCGACTCCGAAACGGCGTGCCGGATTTCGCGGTGGCAACGGGTGACGAACGACGTTCGTCATCCGATGAGAAATCGAAGACGCCGACGGATGCGAGTGAGGACACCGAACTCGCGTCCTACTCTCGCGAGTGGGGAGTGGTCGTCCCGACTGGAAACCCCGAGAAAATCGAGGGACTCGCCGATTTGGTCGAACGCGACCTCACGTTTATCAATCGTGGAACGGACTCCGGTCTGCGGACGACGCTCGGCAACGCCGTCGCTGACCTCGCGGAGGAGCGCGGAACGACCCGACACGAACTCGTCGAATCTATCTCGGGCTTCGAGATGACGGTCAAGGCCCACGAAAGTCCGGCCCGAAAAGTCGCCGCCGGATTCGCCGACGCCGGACTCGGTCTGCGCTCGACGGCCGAAAAACTGGATTTGGGATTCGTCCCGCTCGGCGAAGAACGCGTTCGCGTGCTGGCGAATCCAGCACGCGAACGCAAGGACGGGATGGCAGAATTACGGACTGCGCTCGATTCGGAGTTAGTCGGTGTACTCGGCGACCTGCCCGGCGTTCGACCATAG
- a CDS encoding ABC transporter ATP-binding protein — protein MSDLLRVRDLSSRFFTEKGQVNACESLNFDIREEEVFGVVGESGSGKSVAALSIIDLVESPGKITSGEVWYRNPTLAEETKSDRPEAVDGEFVDIRQLTVRERRALRGPSFSMIFQDPMSSLNPSITVGEQIAEAVEVQQRARSNPRSTRSRTQGYGLANLISSAVLPSQDYVSEESHAKAVSLLEQVGIPDPADRAEEYPHQFSGGMLQRAMVAQALAGEPDLLIADEPTTALDVTIQAQILDLLRDLQTETGMSIMLITHNLGVVARMCDRVSVMYAGELVERGSLEDVFDRPVHPYTKGLLGSLPDLEDPAPRLQPIEGNVPDLLDSEMEDRCYFADRCPKAMEECLSHPSMDDAGGSDEHEARCVLTKMEYDESRALASDRFERNSGTAENRGETK, from the coding sequence ATGAGCGACCTGCTTCGCGTCCGCGACCTCTCGTCGCGCTTTTTCACGGAGAAAGGACAGGTCAACGCCTGCGAATCGCTGAACTTCGACATTCGAGAGGAGGAAGTGTTCGGCGTCGTCGGCGAATCCGGGTCGGGAAAGAGCGTCGCCGCGCTGTCCATCATCGACCTCGTGGAATCGCCCGGCAAAATTACCTCGGGGGAGGTCTGGTATCGCAATCCGACGCTCGCCGAGGAGACGAAATCCGACCGGCCGGAGGCAGTTGACGGCGAGTTCGTGGACATTCGACAGTTGACGGTTCGGGAACGACGGGCCTTGCGCGGCCCGTCGTTCAGCATGATCTTCCAAGACCCGATGAGCAGTCTGAACCCGTCGATTACGGTCGGCGAACAGATTGCAGAAGCGGTCGAAGTCCAACAGCGAGCGCGGTCGAACCCGCGTTCGACGCGCTCGCGGACGCAAGGCTACGGACTGGCCAACCTGATTTCGAGCGCCGTCCTCCCGTCACAGGATTACGTCAGCGAGGAAAGTCACGCGAAAGCAGTTTCCCTGCTGGAGCAGGTCGGCATCCCCGACCCCGCAGACCGCGCCGAGGAGTATCCACACCAGTTCTCCGGCGGCATGCTCCAGCGGGCGATGGTTGCTCAAGCCCTCGCGGGCGAACCGGATTTGCTCATCGCGGACGAACCGACGACGGCGCTCGACGTGACGATTCAGGCCCAAATCTTAGACCTTCTGCGCGACTTGCAGACGGAAACAGGCATGAGCATCATGCTCATCACGCACAACCTCGGCGTCGTCGCCCGGATGTGCGACCGCGTCAGCGTGATGTACGCCGGGGAACTGGTCGAACGCGGGAGCCTCGAAGACGTGTTCGACAGACCGGTGCATCCCTACACCAAGGGACTGCTGGGGTCGCTTCCGGATCTGGAAGACCCCGCGCCGCGACTCCAACCAATCGAGGGGAACGTCCCCGACCTGCTGGATTCGGAGATGGAAGACCGATGTTACTTCGCCGACCGCTGTCCGAAGGCAATGGAAGAGTGTCTCTCCCATCCGTCGATGGACGATGCGGGCGGTAGCGACGAACACGAAGCGCGCTGTGTGCTCACGAAAATGGAGTACGACGAATCTCGCGCGCTGGCGAGCGACCGGTTTGAACGAAACTCGGGAACTGCCGAAAACAGAGGTGAAACCAAATGA
- a CDS encoding GIDE domain-containing protein: MSLLDYPFALAIFCASSFVGSVMFWYGSKDLRTAYRILTNDPNDVQSLGDGTPVEVEGIAQPENGVLQSPFTGSDCVAYEYEVKEERNSKNGRHWRTIDSGRNHVPFRIEDETASALVDPRAADFRFKSERSIDVRGGNKPPERVREFITANKDVDSEDRTLDLKLFELKTGKDRKYIEKRLDSGESVHVLGEARYDSMAGSEAGEVNTVIGHGENAPRFLISDADERGAAWRVAWGGLPYAFGGVVLFGIAGFLLVGSL, from the coding sequence ATGTCCCTCCTCGATTACCCGTTCGCGCTGGCAATTTTCTGCGCCAGTTCCTTCGTCGGAAGCGTCATGTTCTGGTACGGAAGCAAAGACCTCCGAACTGCCTACCGAATCCTGACGAACGACCCGAACGACGTTCAGTCGCTCGGCGACGGCACTCCCGTCGAAGTGGAAGGTATCGCACAACCCGAAAACGGCGTCCTCCAGTCGCCGTTCACTGGAAGCGACTGCGTGGCATACGAGTACGAAGTGAAAGAGGAGCGAAACAGCAAGAACGGACGCCACTGGCGCACCATCGATTCCGGCCGAAACCACGTCCCGTTTCGCATCGAGGACGAAACCGCCAGCGCGCTGGTTGACCCGCGCGCCGCGGACTTTCGGTTCAAATCGGAGCGTTCAATCGACGTTCGCGGCGGGAACAAACCACCCGAGCGAGTGCGGGAGTTCATCACCGCGAACAAGGATGTAGACTCGGAAGACCGCACACTCGACCTCAAACTGTTCGAACTGAAAACCGGAAAGGATAGAAAGTACATCGAGAAGCGCCTCGATTCGGGCGAAAGCGTCCACGTCCTCGGCGAAGCGCGCTACGATTCGATGGCGGGAAGCGAGGCGGGAGAGGTGAACACCGTCATCGGTCACGGCGAAAACGCTCCGCGATTCCTCATTTCGGACGCGGACGAACGCGGCGCGGCGTGGCGCGTCGCGTGGGGCGGTCTGCCGTATGCTTTCGGGGGCGTCGTACTGTTTGGGATTGCTGGCTTTTTGCTGGTCGGGTCGTTGTAG
- a CDS encoding Hsp20/alpha crystallin family protein, which yields MSALRDALRELPDAVFADLLESEGAYLLVVDMPGVTEETIDIDVTDGRLQIEARREKDVPMEFDYLSEERSLFLDAELPLPPDSTGSGAEATVSRGVLEITLPKRSSAPDQSIPIKGR from the coding sequence ATGTCAGCGCTTCGTGATGCGTTGCGGGAACTTCCGGATGCCGTGTTCGCGGACTTGTTAGAGAGCGAGGGCGCGTACCTCCTCGTCGTCGACATGCCCGGCGTCACCGAAGAGACGATTGATATTGACGTGACAGATGGCCGCCTCCAAATCGAAGCGCGGCGCGAGAAAGACGTGCCCATGGAGTTCGATTACTTGAGCGAGGAGCGTTCGCTGTTCCTCGACGCCGAACTGCCGCTGCCGCCGGATTCGACCGGTTCGGGCGCGGAAGCAACCGTCTCGCGGGGCGTTCTCGAAATTACGCTCCCGAAACGGTCGTCGGCACCAGACCAATCCATCCCTATCAAAGGTCGATAG
- a CDS encoding ABC transporter ATP-binding protein has translation MTDPLLRVDSLQKYYFEQDTLTDRLFGREPKSVKAVDGISFHIQEGETLGLVGESGCGKSTTGETLLSLRDPTDGRVEFDGQNVYEMDDLTEFRKRAQVVFQDPFSSLDPRMTAGEIIREPLDVHKVGSRDERRERVQELMERVGLSAGQIDRYPNEFSGGQRQRIGIARALALEPDFIVLDEPVSALDVSVQAQVLNLLQDLQNEFGLTYLFIAHDLSVVRHISDRVAVMYLGEIVEVGPVDEIYTDPQHPYTKALLESVPRADTSEQEREIHTLSGDVPSPRNPPSGCHFRTRCPNVIPPQDVEIQQSAYREVMDYRERLESDELSVDGVRELAAGPEENPAELDDETLKTELWNELFTHQLEGGNRATVAESFDRVVSGDRDGAIEVLRKRFESVCERKRPVLQNRDHPAACHLYDQPESAQAESERGIESSAD, from the coding sequence ATGACTGACCCACTCCTTCGCGTCGATAGTCTTCAAAAGTACTACTTCGAGCAGGACACGCTGACCGACCGCCTGTTCGGACGGGAGCCGAAAAGCGTGAAAGCAGTCGATGGCATCTCGTTCCACATTCAGGAGGGCGAAACGCTCGGTCTCGTCGGCGAGTCGGGGTGTGGAAAATCGACGACCGGCGAAACCCTGCTGAGCCTGCGCGACCCGACCGACGGGCGCGTCGAGTTCGACGGCCAGAACGTCTACGAGATGGACGATTTGACCGAGTTCAGAAAGCGCGCGCAGGTGGTCTTCCAAGACCCCTTCTCCAGCCTCGACCCGAGAATGACGGCGGGAGAAATCATCCGCGAACCGCTCGACGTTCACAAAGTCGGCTCGCGGGACGAGCGCAGGGAGCGCGTACAGGAACTCATGGAGCGCGTCGGTCTTTCCGCGGGACAGATCGACCGCTATCCGAACGAATTTTCGGGGGGTCAGCGCCAGCGAATCGGGATTGCCCGGGCGCTCGCGTTGGAACCCGATTTCATCGTGCTGGACGAACCGGTTTCTGCGCTAGACGTGTCGGTGCAGGCGCAGGTGTTGAACCTTCTGCAAGACCTGCAGAACGAGTTCGGCCTCACGTATCTGTTCATCGCGCACGACCTCTCCGTGGTTCGCCACATCTCAGACCGCGTGGCGGTGATGTATCTCGGCGAAATCGTGGAGGTCGGGCCGGTTGACGAAATCTACACCGACCCACAGCACCCCTACACGAAAGCACTGCTGGAGAGTGTTCCACGCGCGGACACGAGCGAGCAGGAGCGCGAAATCCACACGCTTTCGGGCGACGTGCCGTCGCCGCGAAATCCCCCGTCTGGGTGCCATTTCCGAACGCGATGTCCGAACGTTATTCCGCCGCAGGATGTGGAGATTCAGCAGTCTGCCTACCGCGAGGTGATGGATTACCGCGAACGACTCGAATCGGACGAACTCAGCGTGGACGGTGTGCGCGAACTGGCCGCTGGCCCGGAGGAAAATCCGGCGGAGTTGGACGACGAGACGCTCAAGACCGAGTTGTGGAACGAACTGTTCACCCATCAACTCGAAGGCGGAAATCGGGCCACCGTCGCGGAGTCGTTTGACCGAGTCGTTTCCGGCGACCGAGACGGTGCAATCGAAGTGCTTAGAAAGCGGTTCGAAAGCGTTTGCGAGCGAAAACGGCCGGTGCTTCAAAACCGTGACCATCCCGCCGCGTGCCACCTCTACGACCAACCGGAGTCGGCGCAGGCGGAGTCCGAGCGCGGAATCGAATCGTCCGCAGACTGA
- a CDS encoding ABC transporter permease: protein MSMGRFLFRRGLQGIFVIWGVVTVVFLLRFITPGNAITFIAPLDASPELKQRIAVELGLNKPMYVQYFDYLARLLQGDMGYSYISGTQASTRIFNRLPATLELAVAASLVAVIISIPLGVLSATRRHEPADYAATTFSLVGISTPNFWLGIMLVLLLAVGGPLPTSQRGIGLVPAVEMLFTSGNVNGLVTWLKHIFLPAITLGTYFTALITRLTRSGMLDELGKTYIRASRAKGLPETLVRYKHALRNTLIPVITVLGLQLGTLIGGAVITEQVFAWPGLGTLIINAINARDWPLIQGSLIVVGTGFVVLNIFVDALYAYINPQVVYE from the coding sequence ATGTCGATGGGTCGATTCCTGTTTCGAAGAGGATTACAGGGGATATTCGTCATCTGGGGCGTCGTTACCGTGGTGTTTCTCCTTCGATTCATCACGCCCGGCAACGCGATTACGTTTATCGCACCGTTAGACGCGAGTCCGGAGTTGAAACAGCGAATCGCGGTCGAACTCGGGCTGAACAAACCGATGTACGTCCAGTATTTCGACTATCTCGCCCGACTCCTTCAGGGCGACATGGGATATTCGTACATCTCGGGAACACAGGCGAGTACGCGAATCTTCAACCGTCTTCCAGCCACGTTGGAGTTAGCAGTCGCGGCGAGCCTCGTCGCGGTCATCATCTCGATTCCGCTCGGGGTGCTAAGCGCAACGCGACGCCACGAACCGGCCGACTACGCAGCCACGACGTTCTCGCTGGTCGGTATCAGCACGCCGAACTTCTGGCTCGGCATCATGCTGGTGCTCCTGCTCGCCGTCGGCGGGCCGCTTCCGACGAGTCAACGCGGAATCGGACTGGTTCCCGCAGTGGAGATGCTGTTCACCAGCGGGAACGTGAACGGACTGGTAACGTGGCTGAAGCACATCTTCCTTCCGGCGATAACGCTCGGGACGTACTTCACCGCGCTCATCACGCGCCTGACGCGGAGCGGCATGTTGGACGAACTCGGGAAAACCTACATCCGCGCATCGCGGGCGAAGGGCCTCCCGGAGACGCTGGTTCGGTACAAACACGCGCTGAGAAACACCTTGATTCCCGTCATCACCGTCCTCGGATTGCAGTTGGGGACGCTCATCGGCGGGGCCGTCATCACGGAACAAGTGTTCGCGTGGCCCGGACTCGGCACCCTCATCATCAACGCCATCAACGCACGTGACTGGCCGCTGATTCAGGGGTCGCTCATCGTCGTCGGTACCGGGTTCGTCGTCCTCAACATCTTCGTGGACGCGCTGTACGCCTACATCAACCCACAGGTGGTGTACGAATGA
- a CDS encoding molybdopterin molybdotransferase MoeA, which yields MSDHQPDRKQSGFKETTRVSAARERLRESVSGHDRTESVPVGSADGRILAEAVVAPRNVPHYPRAAMDGFAVRAQDTFGASGRSPEILRQEHEMGPKTAVRVHTGSELPGGADAVVMIEQTEKFGEDVEIFDAVAEGENVAPIGEDVEKGQSLYEPGHRLRPSDLGMLKSVGIRELTVYDRPTVAVIPTGEELVQSDPEPGEVVETNGLTVSRFVQRWGGEATYHDVVTDDEDALREAIESNLDHDVVVTTGGSSVGERDLLPEVVAELGEVLVHGVALKPGHPVALGVVDETPIVLLPGYPVACIINAMQFLRPAMKWAGHLPVDSFPTTTAELSRKIRSEPGIRSFVRVTMENGTATPTRASGSGVLSSVALADGWVEVPEEREGIPEGETVSVTNWEWSA from the coding sequence ATGAGCGACCACCAGCCGGACAGAAAACAGTCCGGGTTCAAGGAGACGACTCGCGTGTCGGCCGCCCGCGAGCGACTCCGCGAGTCGGTTTCCGGGCACGACCGCACCGAATCCGTCCCCGTCGGTTCGGCAGACGGGCGGATACTCGCCGAGGCGGTCGTCGCCCCGCGAAACGTTCCCCACTACCCGCGGGCCGCGATGGACGGCTTCGCGGTGCGAGCGCAGGACACCTTCGGCGCGAGCGGTCGGTCACCCGAAATTCTCCGGCAAGAGCACGAGATGGGCCCGAAAACCGCCGTTCGAGTCCACACCGGAAGCGAACTTCCCGGGGGCGCTGACGCCGTGGTGATGATAGAACAGACAGAGAAATTCGGCGAAGACGTCGAAATCTTCGACGCCGTCGCGGAGGGCGAAAACGTTGCCCCAATCGGCGAGGACGTAGAGAAAGGACAGTCGCTCTACGAACCCGGCCACCGACTCCGACCGTCCGACCTCGGCATGCTGAAATCGGTCGGCATCCGCGAACTGACGGTGTACGACCGGCCCACAGTCGCCGTGATTCCGACCGGCGAGGAACTGGTTCAATCCGACCCGGAACCCGGCGAGGTGGTCGAAACGAACGGATTGACCGTCTCGCGTTTCGTCCAACGGTGGGGTGGCGAGGCGACCTACCACGACGTGGTCACCGACGACGAAGACGCGCTCCGCGAGGCTATCGAATCGAACCTCGACCACGACGTTGTCGTCACGACCGGCGGTTCGTCGGTCGGCGAGCGCGATTTGCTCCCCGAAGTCGTCGCAGAACTGGGCGAGGTTCTCGTTCACGGTGTCGCCCTCAAACCGGGCCATCCGGTCGCCCTCGGCGTCGTGGACGAAACACCAATCGTACTGCTTCCGGGCTATCCAGTCGCCTGTATCATCAACGCGATGCAGTTCCTCCGTCCGGCGATGAAGTGGGCGGGTCACCTCCCGGTCGATTCCTTCCCGACGACGACCGCAGAACTCAGCAGGAAAATCCGGAGCGAACCCGGAATCCGGTCGTTCGTCCGCGTCACGATGGAAAACGGAACCGCGACTCCGACGCGCGCAAGCGGTTCCGGCGTGCTCTCCAGCGTCGCGCTGGCTGACGGATGGGTCGAAGTGCCCGAAGAACGCGAGGGGATTCCGGAAGGCGAGACTGTTTCCGTCACCAACTGGGAGTGGTCTGCATGA
- a CDS encoding ABC transporter permease, with protein MISPRTLRNLKREYRQSLLAKIGIVVVVTVILIAAFAPLLAPHNPHRQNLDDSNLPPLGFSKQTTETTTQMVDGEIQIINNTTYVEAQSAHPLGTDQLGRDMLSRVIYGARTSLLVGLFGTMLATLIGVTVGLVAGYYGKLVDDALMRSADIMLAFPSLVLAIALVGLFQRAVLTIPDPLVALGVVSGMPAQIALPGTVILVVALVNWVWFARVSRGEALTVSGEEYVKASRSVGAPDSFILRKHILPNSVTPIIVLATIQIAAIILLESALSYLGFSGVSLSWGFDISQGRDYLATSWWISTVPGVAIVITVIGINLVGDWLRDALDPGIEGEGGGV; from the coding sequence ATGATTTCGCCGCGCACGCTTCGGAACCTCAAACGCGAGTACAGACAGAGTTTGCTGGCCAAAATCGGTATCGTCGTCGTCGTCACCGTCATTCTGATTGCGGCGTTCGCACCGCTTTTGGCACCGCACAATCCACACCGACAGAATTTGGACGACTCCAATCTGCCGCCGTTAGGATTCAGCAAACAGACGACTGAAACGACCACCCAAATGGTCGATGGAGAGATACAAATCATCAACAACACGACGTACGTCGAAGCACAGTCGGCCCACCCGCTGGGAACTGACCAACTCGGACGCGATATGCTCTCGCGGGTGATTTACGGGGCGCGAACCTCGCTCCTCGTCGGCCTGTTCGGAACCATGCTCGCCACGCTAATCGGCGTCACAGTCGGTCTGGTCGCGGGGTACTACGGCAAACTCGTGGACGACGCGCTGATGCGGAGCGCCGACATTATGTTGGCGTTTCCGTCGCTCGTGTTGGCAATCGCGCTGGTCGGCCTGTTCCAACGCGCGGTGTTGACCATCCCCGACCCGCTCGTGGCGTTAGGGGTCGTCTCCGGAATGCCCGCGCAAATCGCGCTTCCGGGAACGGTCATCCTCGTCGTCGCGCTCGTCAACTGGGTGTGGTTCGCCCGCGTGTCGCGCGGTGAGGCGCTGACCGTCTCGGGTGAAGAGTACGTGAAAGCCTCTCGCTCCGTCGGGGCACCCGACTCGTTCATCCTGCGCAAACACATCCTGCCGAACAGCGTGACGCCGATTATCGTGTTGGCGACCATCCAAATCGCGGCCATCATCCTGCTCGAAAGCGCGCTGTCGTACCTCGGCTTCTCCGGGGTGAGCCTCTCGTGGGGCTTCGACATCTCACAGGGACGGGATTATCTCGCAACCTCGTGGTGGATTTCGACGGTTCCCGGCGTGGCAATCGTCATCACCGTCATCGGAATCAACCTCGTCGGCGACTGGTTGCGCGATGCGCTTGACCCCGGTATCGAAGGCGAAGGAGGTGGCGTATGA